In Cryptomeria japonica chromosome 10, Sugi_1.0, whole genome shotgun sequence, a genomic segment contains:
- the LOC131040064 gene encoding ethylene-responsive transcription factor TINY-like — protein MGKEGIGHSAERKATKHPIYIGVRKRKWGMWVSEIRVPNNNKRIWLGSFPTPEMAARAHDAAALALRGDSAKLNFPEFLHSLPHSPSLSGTDIQATAMQAAYSSSQQQSQLSSNNSHNDCMKPELLQQKPSAEDESTDIEIIYNIEMDEWLDLQNLLMNSEDDLLIDSIAEEQGEELISTWN, from the coding sequence ATGGGTAAAGAAGGTATTGGTCATAGTGCAGAAAGGAAAGCTACAAAGCATCCAATATACATAGGAGTAAGAAAAAGGAAGTGGGGAATGTGGGTGTCAGAAATTAGAGTGCCAAATAATAACAAGAGAATATGGCTGGGCTCATTCCCCACACCAGAGATGGCAGCTAGGGCACATGATGCAGCTGCTTTGGCCTTAAGAGGGGACTCTGCCAAATTAAATTTCCCTGAATTCCTTCACTCTCTTCCTCACTCCCCATCATTATCTGGCACAGACATACAGGCTACTGCCATGCAAGCTGCCTATTCATCCTCTCAACAACAATCCCAGCTGTCCTCCAACAACAGCCACAATGATTGCATGAAGCCAGAGCTCCTTCAACAGAAGCCATCAGCTGAGGATGAATCCACTGATATTGAAATAATTTACAATATTGAGATGGACGAGTGGTTGGATTTGCAAAATTTGCTGATGAACAGTGAAGATGATCTGCTGATCGATTCTATTGCAGAGGAACAAGGAGAGGAATTGATATCGACTTGGAATTGA